The window CACGCCACGGATGGCCACGGCGACCAACTTAGCCCATTGGATCCACAGCGCCCGCCAGTTATCCACAGCCCCGCCGCCAACCCCCTTTCCGCCGCCCTACACCGGCCAAGGGCAGCCCCCCAGGGCGGGTGGGGGTTTGTGCTGGTGGGGGCGGTTTGTTTGTGAAAGATGCTCGTTGGCCGGCTGCGGCGGTCAGTCGGTTCGGGTGCGGCTGCTTGTCGGTTGGGTCCGGTGGGCCGGCGGTCAGGTGGAGTCGCGTGGGTGGCGGGCGGCTGAGCTGGGACTGCGGTCAGGTGGAGTCGCGTGGGTGGCGCGCGGCTGGGGTGGGGCCGCGGTAGGTCAGCCGAATTCGAGGGTGTCCGGGTCGGCGGCCGTCTGTTCCTCTGGTCGTGACCACGGGGTCACCGGGCGGCGGTGTGGTTGGCCGTCGATCACCAGGTCGGTGCGTTCGGCCCAGAAGCAGATGTGGTCGCGGACCTGTTCGGCGTCGTGGAGCGGGTCGGGATAGTGCCAGGCGATGTCCGCGCCCGCCGGGCTGCCGCCCACCAGCGAGTAGTACGACGCGTGGCCCTTGTAGGCGCAGGTCGACCTCGTCTCGCTCGGGGTCAGGAGGCTCAGCTCGACGTGCTCCGGCGGGAAGTACCAGCGCGGCGGCAGGTGGGTCTCCAGCAGCAGCTTCGGGCGCGCACCCGCGGCGAGCAGGACGCCCGCGTGCGACACCTCCACGAGGCGTGAGCTGGTGAGGACCTCGATGCGCTTGAACGGGTCGTGTGCGTGGCCGACCGTCTCCTGCTCCTCGGCCCACCACGAGTCGAAGGCGCCGAAGTCGAGGATCACCATGCCTGCGAGGTCTTGGTCCACCGGGACGAAACCGGCCTGGGGCAGGGTCACCCCGTCCACTTCGAGGTCGACGACCATCCCGGGGCAGGTGTGGATGCCGAAGTCGCTCGGGCCCAGCATCGGCGGGAGGCCCGCCAAGTCGGGCGCCGGTGGCTGCGGCT is drawn from Actinokineospora alba and contains these coding sequences:
- a CDS encoding DUF427 domain-containing protein, giving the protein MLGPSDFGIHTCPGMVVDLEVDGVTLPQAGFVPVDQDLAGMVILDFGAFDSWWAEEQETVGHAHDPFKRIEVLTSSRLVEVSHAGVLLAAGARPKLLLETHLPPRWYFPPEHVELSLLTPSETRSTCAYKGHASYYSLVGGSPAGADIAWHYPDPLHDAEQVRDHICFWAERTDLVIDGQPHRRPVTPWSRPEEQTAADPDTLEFG